DNA sequence from the Cataglyphis hispanica isolate Lineage 1 chromosome 12, ULB_Chis1_1.0, whole genome shotgun sequence genome:
attatttttatcaaaagttaCGTTGTCCgatttacattttgtaaataaatttatcataatcggTCGATGTGAAAATTTGTTCCTTTtatctttctattatttcctaaaaaaattaaatagaattgaatatattaccTTATTTCGATATAACTGGAAAATGGCgggatatttaataaatattttatgtaatgttCTCTATGGAATCGGTCTCAAAGTTCTTGAATATCCTTGCAATTTCTCGGATTTATTTGATGAGATATTTCCATAATATCGAGGCATTGATTTTATAGTTACAAACAATAATAGAGAACGGATATATGAtggaaaaaattggaaacttgcaaaaaatgaCCTCTTTCCATCGCTAAGAAAACATCGATTTTAGGGAACCTGCCATTAAAAGGACATCCTGTGAGATTTTGGAACAttctatataaactttatccGTAGCTAACTTCCTTGATTTTGTGAAGCGCGATTCTCAACGATCATGCGCGAATGGTGTAAGCAGACGATAACGCTCTCTGTGACAATCTCTGACAGTTTGTccgttaaattacatttatatatttatcgataaataaaattaacacataTACAACCGGAGtatcaatatatcttttatcacgttttatcagatttttatagaatattctaCATATTAGCTGAAATTTATGCACATACAAATAATTAGTGactaataatttgttaaaatatcttcAGTATTGTTAAAGATTGCGTAAAACGGTGGGTTTACAACACTTCAATTCCATTATTACctacaataaaaacataactTTAAtcgagtattttattatttaatttttatgcaattatgtTTATGTAACAAAATGATTCTGTGCTTACATTCATTAttgttacatacatacatacgcttATATGGACATTACAAGCAAATTTTACTTGCTATGTGTGAAGAGGTTAGCtggaaaaacaaaataaatattttatgtattatatttgcgatgtgagaattatatattatgctattTAGTTCCAATGTATCCTAACGAGTTATGTTTAATttgtatgtttaaaaaatttgtttttaaagtttctatacaaattatttatgaatttatgtattacataaatatttttcccaatattttaacgaaatatttttaataaatatcgttttcCATACGATAAATTATGATGTTTACAGGTACAATGGATACATTGGAACTAAAGCAAACTCTGACTGGGCACAGAGGCAGAGTATGGAATGTGTGCTGGCATCCTAAAGGTGCTTATTTAGCATCTTGCGGCGaggataaaacaattataatatggGGATTAGAGGGACTTAAGTGGGTTACAAAAATGATTCTTACCGAAGGACATTCTAGAACCATTAGAGAATTAGCTTGGTCCCCATGTGGTAATTACATTGCATCAGCAAGTTTTGATGCGACTACTGCAGTATGGGATAAAAAGTCAGGGCAATTTGAATGTAATGCAACATTAGAAGGGCATGAAAACGAAGTGAAAAGCGTTAGTTGGTCAATCTCTGGTCAATTACTTGCTACATGTAGTCGCGACAAATCTGTGTGGGTATGGGAAGTGAATGATGATGAATACGAGTGTGCTGCTGTTATTAATGCTCATACTCAAGATGTAAAAAAGGTATGTCTAAACTCaactattgaaaaaaaaaattatggtttAATGTAGATTTGtctatgatttaattaaaaaatatccttttcaatttgttttattaatatatagaatggaaataattcttataaaatggAACCTTTTGTTTAGGTGAGATGGCATCCTTATGAAGAGATTCTGGCTTCTGCAAGCTATGATAatacagtaaaaatatttaaagaagatGCGGCTGATAGTGATTGGTCATGTGTTGCAACTTTATCATCTCATACATCTACAGTATGGAGTCTCTCATGGGATAAGATTGGTAATCGAATAGCAACCTGCAGTGACGATAAAACAGTAAAGATATGGCGAGAATACAAACCTGAAAATGAAACAGGCATTCCTACACCAAACAATGAATCTGTTTGGAAATGTATTTGTACACTGTCAGGCTATCATACCAGAACTATTTACGACATTGACTGGTGTAAGACTACGGGTTTATTAGTGACTGCATGTGGCGACGacataat
Encoded proteins:
- the LOC126853374 gene encoding probable cytosolic iron-sulfur protein assembly protein Ciao1 isoform X1, with amino-acid sequence MDTLELKQTLTGHRGRVWNVCWHPKGAYLASCGEDKTIIIWGLEGLKWVTKMILTEGHSRTIRELAWSPCGNYIASASFDATTAVWDKKSGQFECNATLEGHENEVKSVSWSISGQLLATCSRDKSVWVWEVNDDEYECAAVINAHTQDVKKVRWHPYEEILASASYDNTVKIFKEDAADSDWSCVATLSSHTSTVWSLSWDKIGNRIATCSDDKTVKIWREYKPENETGIPTPNNESVWKCICTLSGYHTRTIYDIDWCKTTGLLVTACGDDIIRIFKEDSDCDPHQPSFTMICSMDNAHAQDVNCVQWNPAIPGQFASASDDSSVKIWFYNYKE